A genomic segment from uncultured Alistipes sp. encodes:
- a CDS encoding alpha-L-rhamnosidase C-terminal domain-containing protein, with translation MKRFLLLEMALVFAVQITIGQPVLPGYRQSSVAPELMAAPWSARWISVPGASPDAYGVYHFRKVFELAKCPRHFAVHVSADNRYKLYVNGVLAAQGPSRCDGAHWNYETVDLAPWLHAGRNAVTAVVWNYADLKPAAQITLGETGFLMQGATERERIVDTDSSWRCIKNDAYAPLAVTGLRGYYVAGPGEILTAARYPWGWTEPDFDDSNWHTASCGALGRPKGAARSGERQLVPSPVPMSERIPMRFAQVVLAEGVKLPKGFPAKPAVLVVPAHTRAVLLLDQGEETTGYLRLSFSGGHGAVIAAGYAEALYTGAEGYDKGDRNDPTGKLFLGYEDRIVADGGPGRTFEPLWWRTWRYVRLTVETQDEPLSLDDVSGVFSAYPFRLVSRFSAPERPELERMLNVGWRTARLCANETYMDCPYYEQMQYFGDARIQALITLYNTRDTCMVRQLLDLCRQSMLPEGIPQSRYPSDLPQVIPPFAVWWLGTAYDYWMMRGDEAYLQTLLPAFRRVLGWFERYRGTDGLLHDVPYWFFIDWPEEFDFGQPRRSADGTSAYQDVVYLLGLGYAAQMERTFGNTAIAAKYEEIGNALRKAFRNAYWDVRRGLFADTHERRVFSQHVNSLAILAGIVTDDEARNVMMRVVDEPDLIQATLYFKFYVHRAMAVTGLGDRLFEELQPWYDQLAAGLTTWAETPDPTRSDCHAWSASLNVELFRMILGIESAAPGFRQVRIAPSLGGLKHVSGAVPHPAGEIAVDCRTDSKGRLTAKIALPIGMTGEFVWQGRTFALRAGKQILKIE, from the coding sequence ATGAAACGTTTTCTATTGCTGGAGATGGCACTCGTATTTGCCGTGCAAATTACGATCGGACAACCGGTGCTGCCGGGCTATCGGCAGTCGTCGGTCGCACCGGAGTTGATGGCGGCTCCATGGTCCGCACGGTGGATCTCGGTGCCCGGTGCGTCCCCGGATGCCTATGGCGTCTACCATTTTCGCAAGGTATTCGAGTTGGCAAAATGTCCACGGCACTTTGCGGTGCATGTTTCGGCAGACAACCGCTATAAACTTTATGTAAACGGCGTGCTCGCGGCGCAGGGGCCCTCGCGATGCGACGGGGCGCATTGGAACTACGAGACGGTGGATCTGGCGCCGTGGCTGCATGCCGGGCGGAATGCGGTGACCGCCGTAGTATGGAACTATGCCGACTTGAAACCTGCGGCACAAATAACGCTGGGCGAAACGGGGTTTCTGATGCAGGGTGCGACGGAGCGCGAACGGATTGTCGATACCGATTCTTCGTGGCGGTGTATCAAGAACGACGCCTATGCACCACTCGCCGTCACGGGACTTCGCGGTTATTACGTCGCGGGACCGGGTGAAATATTGACCGCCGCGCGCTATCCGTGGGGCTGGACAGAGCCGGATTTCGACGACAGCAACTGGCATACTGCCTCGTGCGGTGCACTTGGCAGGCCGAAAGGCGCAGCCCGTTCGGGCGAACGGCAGCTTGTGCCATCGCCAGTTCCGATGTCGGAGCGGATTCCAATGCGTTTCGCTCAAGTCGTCCTGGCCGAGGGCGTGAAGCTTCCGAAGGGGTTTCCGGCGAAGCCTGCCGTCTTGGTTGTTCCGGCGCACACCCGCGCCGTGCTTCTGCTCGACCAAGGCGAGGAAACGACGGGCTACCTGCGACTTTCGTTCAGCGGCGGACACGGCGCTGTAATTGCAGCGGGATATGCCGAGGCGCTTTATACGGGTGCCGAGGGGTATGACAAGGGGGATCGCAACGATCCCACAGGCAAGCTGTTTCTGGGTTACGAAGACCGTATCGTCGCCGATGGTGGTCCCGGACGGACATTCGAGCCGCTATGGTGGCGGACTTGGCGCTACGTGCGGCTGACTGTCGAAACGCAGGATGAACCGTTGTCACTGGATGACGTGAGCGGGGTCTTTTCGGCGTATCCATTTCGTCTTGTGAGCCGTTTTTCGGCTCCGGAACGGCCCGAACTGGAACGCATGCTCAACGTTGGTTGGCGCACGGCGCGTCTGTGCGCCAACGAAACCTACATGGACTGCCCCTATTATGAGCAGATGCAGTATTTCGGCGATGCGCGTATTCAGGCGCTCATCACGCTCTACAACACACGCGACACCTGCATGGTGCGACAATTGTTGGATCTGTGCCGACAGTCGATGTTGCCCGAGGGAATTCCGCAGAGCCGCTATCCTTCCGACCTGCCGCAGGTCATTCCGCCCTTTGCGGTGTGGTGGCTCGGCACGGCGTACGATTACTGGATGATGCGGGGTGACGAGGCGTATCTGCAGACATTATTGCCGGCTTTCCGGCGGGTGCTCGGCTGGTTCGAGAGGTATCGGGGCACGGACGGCCTGTTGCACGACGTGCCCTATTGGTTCTTCATCGACTGGCCCGAAGAGTTCGATTTCGGACAGCCGCGCCGCTCGGCAGACGGCACCTCAGCCTATCAGGATGTGGTCTATCTGTTAGGACTGGGTTATGCCGCACAGATGGAACGAACATTCGGCAACACAGCAATAGCCGCGAAGTACGAGGAGATTGGCAATGCGCTTAGAAAGGCTTTTCGCAACGCATATTGGGATGTGCGGCGGGGACTTTTCGCAGATACGCATGAACGGAGGGTCTTCTCGCAACATGTGAATTCCCTTGCGATACTGGCCGGAATCGTAACGGACGACGAAGCCCGCAACGTGATGATGCGCGTAGTGGACGAACCGGATTTGATTCAGGCGACGCTTTATTTCAAATTTTATGTTCATCGGGCAATGGCCGTGACAGGATTGGGCGACCGTCTGTTCGAGGAGTTGCAGCCGTGGTACGACCAACTCGCCGCCGGGTTGACCACTTGGGCCGAAACGCCCGATCCGACACGCTCGGACTGCCATGCGTGGAGCGCAAGCCTTAATGTGGAACTTTTCCGCATGATACTGGGAATCGAAAGCGCCGCTCCGGGATTCCGACAGGTACGTATTGCGCCGTCACTCGGCGGGCTGAAGCATGTGTCGGGCGCAGTACCGCATCCTGCAGGCGAGATTGCTGTCGATTGCCGCACTGACAGCAAAGGCCGTCTTACGGCGAAAATCGCCCTGCCCATAGGCATGACGGGCGAATTTGTATGGCAGGGCAGAACCTTTGCTCTGCGAGCAGGCAAACAGATTCTGAAAATCGAATAG
- a CDS encoding DUF5000 domain-containing lipoprotein produces MALGTAGCKEENHLHPWGEGTLVGDLGQVVVTQTEGIPGGAVIHYELPDSKDLLYVKALYTVGQDTPMEARASRYDHSVTLEGFGDTAPREVSLYCVDKMEHVGPCVTTQVTPLTPPIQTVFNSLDAGATFGGIYVDFKNEDKGDIAIHVQTEDEQHFLYEPMVHYTSAESGRFFVRGFTAEPRTFGIYVTDRWGNRSETFSESYVPFAETLLDKSKFAVYKLPNDIDCDAWAGNLAYAWNDDFTPELFVHSPGGDTFPMWFTFDMGQVAKLSRYKFYHLFREDYAFQRGNLKTWEVWGRSDTPPSDGSWDGWIKLMDCSSHKPSGLPVGEITGEDWEYLKAGEDFEFPPEAPAVRYIRFKVLETWGGDDFIHFTEFTFWGNPE; encoded by the coding sequence ATGGCACTTGGCACTGCGGGGTGTAAGGAGGAAAACCACCTGCATCCGTGGGGCGAGGGGACGCTTGTCGGCGATTTGGGACAGGTTGTTGTCACGCAGACCGAAGGTATTCCGGGCGGGGCCGTGATCCATTACGAATTGCCTGATAGCAAGGATTTGCTTTATGTCAAAGCGCTTTATACGGTGGGGCAGGACACACCGATGGAGGCCCGAGCTTCGCGTTACGACCATTCGGTGACGCTCGAAGGATTCGGAGATACAGCCCCCAGAGAGGTTTCGTTGTATTGTGTGGACAAGATGGAGCATGTCGGGCCGTGCGTGACCACACAGGTGACGCCGCTTACGCCGCCGATCCAGACTGTTTTCAACAGCCTGGATGCAGGGGCGACTTTCGGAGGTATCTACGTGGATTTCAAGAACGAGGACAAGGGCGATATTGCGATCCATGTCCAGACCGAGGATGAACAGCATTTTCTGTACGAACCGATGGTCCATTACACCAGTGCGGAGAGTGGCCGTTTCTTCGTACGGGGTTTCACCGCCGAACCCCGCACATTCGGGATCTATGTCACGGATCGCTGGGGGAACCGGAGCGAGACGTTCAGCGAGAGTTATGTACCCTTTGCCGAGACGCTTCTCGATAAATCGAAGTTTGCGGTTTACAAACTGCCCAACGATATCGACTGTGATGCCTGGGCCGGGAACTTGGCATATGCTTGGAATGACGACTTCACGCCGGAATTGTTCGTTCACAGTCCGGGAGGTGATACCTTCCCGATGTGGTTTACGTTCGACATGGGACAAGTTGCCAAGTTGAGCCGTTATAAGTTTTATCACTTGTTCCGGGAGGATTATGCGTTCCAACGGGGCAATTTGAAGACTTGGGAAGTGTGGGGACGGTCCGATACGCCGCCGTCGGACGGTAGCTGGGATGGTTGGATCAAACTCATGGATTGCTCGTCCCACAAACCTTCGGGCCTGCCCGTTGGTGAAATCACGGGTGAAGACTGGGAGTACCTCAAGGCTGGTGAGGATTTCGAATTTCCGCCCGAGGCTCCGGCCGTGAGATACATCCGTTTCAAGGTTCTGGAGACCTGGGGCGGCGATGATTTCATCCATTTCACGGAGTTCACGTTCTGGGGCAACCCGGAGTAA
- a CDS encoding glycoside hydrolase family 97 protein: protein MKKLLILPFLFACTFAVQAQKSYTLTSPNGHLATVITAGETLTYDIVRDGKTLMMPSPISLILSDGRKWGPAAHIQKALRATVDETVSAPFYRASKIRDRYNALTLRMRGGWSVEFRVYDDGVAYRFATTSKEPFEIMNEQAEYRFPADCAVTVPYVRDHAGNIDLQWRNSFENTYTETTLSRLDAGRLIFLPAIVHVADGVNICFTETDLNDYPGMYLWNGDGGQHLTARFAPYPKRMEQGGYNNLQMIVEEREPFIARIDKARSFPWRVAIVGTDTQIAASDLSFLLAAPSKLADTSWIKPGKVAWDWWNAWNISGVDFRTGINTETYKYYIDFAASKGIEYVILDEGWAVNLQADLMQVIPEIDLPQIVDYGKAKGVGIILWAGYWAFARDMETVCKHYSEMGVKGFKVDFMDRDDQQMTDFNYRAAEMAAKYKLILDLHGTHKPAGLNRTWPNVLNFEGVHGLEQMKWSPATVDQVKYDVQIPFIRQVAGPMDYTQGAMRNASKQNYYPCNSEPMSQGTRCRQLALYVVLDSPLNMLCDSPTNYMREPECTDFIASIPTVWDETLILGGRMGEYIVTARRSGDIWYVGGITDWTAREVDVDLSFLGDCEAMLFRDGVNADRKASDYKRETFRIDTSKSLTVHLAPGGGFAMKLKPEKTGGMKKR, encoded by the coding sequence ATGAAAAAACTACTGATTCTACCCTTCCTTTTTGCCTGTACCTTTGCAGTACAGGCACAGAAGAGCTATACGCTGACTTCACCGAACGGACATTTGGCAACAGTCATCACCGCAGGAGAAACACTGACTTACGATATCGTTCGTGACGGGAAGACATTGATGATGCCCTCGCCGATTTCGCTGATTCTCTCCGATGGCCGTAAGTGGGGGCCTGCGGCACACATCCAGAAGGCACTGCGTGCGACTGTCGATGAAACTGTTTCTGCACCGTTTTACCGGGCGAGCAAGATCCGCGACCGTTACAACGCTCTGACGCTACGCATGAGAGGTGGTTGGTCCGTGGAGTTTCGGGTCTATGACGACGGTGTGGCCTACCGTTTCGCCACGACATCGAAAGAACCTTTTGAGATTATGAACGAACAGGCGGAATACCGTTTCCCCGCCGACTGTGCCGTGACGGTTCCCTACGTGCGCGACCATGCCGGCAACATCGACCTGCAATGGCGCAACTCCTTCGAAAATACCTATACAGAAACGACACTCTCGAGGCTGGATGCCGGACGTCTGATTTTCCTTCCGGCAATCGTGCATGTAGCCGACGGAGTAAACATCTGTTTTACGGAAACCGATCTGAACGACTATCCGGGGATGTATCTCTGGAACGGCGACGGCGGGCAGCATCTGACTGCACGCTTCGCGCCTTATCCCAAGCGCATGGAACAGGGCGGTTACAACAATCTGCAGATGATCGTCGAAGAACGCGAACCATTCATTGCCCGAATCGATAAAGCCCGTTCATTCCCATGGCGCGTGGCGATCGTCGGCACGGACACCCAGATCGCCGCCAGCGACCTGAGTTTCTTGTTGGCCGCCCCCTCGAAGCTCGCCGACACGTCGTGGATCAAACCCGGCAAGGTCGCTTGGGACTGGTGGAATGCGTGGAACATCTCGGGTGTGGACTTCCGTACGGGAATCAATACCGAAACTTATAAATACTATATCGACTTCGCGGCATCGAAAGGAATCGAATATGTGATTCTTGACGAAGGGTGGGCCGTAAATCTCCAAGCTGATCTGATGCAGGTGATACCGGAGATCGATTTGCCGCAGATCGTCGACTACGGTAAAGCAAAAGGCGTGGGGATTATCCTCTGGGCGGGCTACTGGGCCTTCGCCCGTGATATGGAAACCGTCTGCAAGCATTATTCGGAGATGGGTGTCAAAGGGTTCAAAGTCGATTTCATGGATCGCGACGACCAGCAGATGACCGACTTTAACTACCGTGCGGCGGAGATGGCGGCCAAATACAAGCTGATTCTCGACCTGCACGGCACGCACAAACCCGCGGGGCTGAACCGTACGTGGCCCAATGTATTGAATTTCGAGGGCGTGCATGGACTTGAGCAGATGAAGTGGAGCCCTGCGACTGTCGATCAGGTAAAATACGATGTGCAAATCCCTTTCATCCGTCAGGTTGCCGGGCCGATGGACTACACGCAGGGCGCGATGCGCAACGCTTCGAAGCAAAATTATTATCCATGCAATTCAGAGCCGATGAGTCAGGGTACGCGTTGCCGCCAGCTGGCGCTCTATGTCGTGCTTGACTCGCCGCTGAACATGCTGTGCGACTCGCCGACGAATTACATGCGCGAACCGGAATGTACGGATTTCATCGCCTCGATCCCGACCGTATGGGACGAAACACTCATCCTCGGCGGACGGATGGGCGAATACATCGTCACGGCGCGCCGCAGCGGAGATATATGGTACGTCGGTGGTATTACGGATTGGACGGCACGTGAAGTGGATGTCGATCTTTCGTTTCTGGGCGACTGCGAGGCAATGCTGTTTCGCGACGGTGTGAACGCCGACCGCAAAGCCTCGGATTACAAGCGCGAAACGTTTCGCATCGACACATCCAAATCCCTGACGGTGCATCTTGCGCCCGGAGGCGGGTTCGCGATGAAACTCAAGCCTGAGAAAACAGGAGGAATGAAAAAACGCTGA
- a CDS encoding endonuclease/exonuclease/phosphatase family protein — MYRNIIVFLLVVLSCLGCNDGKIRELRILQLNIWCDATVVPGAFEALVDEIARLDVHIVALCEVNNRDGVTSERLVEALKRRGQTWHGASGRCDGIQGTDVCVLSKYPIEEITTGLSTVMGGVDMKVRIDVEGYDVLLYPAHLDYTHYACYLPRGYDGITWQRLSDSETEPATVLKMNRESTRDEAIAVFLEEVSCEQADLILLAGDFNEPSHLDWNEATREKWDHNGCVVPWDCSMQLYEAGFRDAYRVIHPDPTMYPGFTYPSDNPEKEIKDLTWAPEADERERIDFVYYMSDGAFAPKDAVLVGPSSSIVRNERVQDAGNDTFIEPLGVWPTDHKGVLVTFKSVRKN; from the coding sequence ATGTATCGCAATATAATTGTTTTCCTATTGGTTGTCCTTTCCTGTCTGGGATGCAATGACGGAAAAATCCGTGAATTACGGATTCTTCAACTCAATATTTGGTGTGATGCCACGGTTGTCCCGGGAGCTTTCGAGGCCTTGGTCGACGAAATCGCACGTCTCGATGTGCATATCGTCGCCCTGTGCGAAGTCAACAACCGTGACGGCGTGACTTCCGAACGGTTGGTTGAAGCGCTGAAACGGCGCGGGCAGACGTGGCATGGCGCCTCGGGACGCTGTGACGGGATTCAGGGAACCGATGTCTGTGTGTTGTCGAAATATCCGATCGAGGAGATTACAACGGGATTATCCACGGTCATGGGGGGCGTCGACATGAAAGTGCGCATCGATGTCGAAGGATATGACGTACTGCTTTATCCGGCCCATCTGGATTATACGCATTATGCCTGTTATCTGCCGCGAGGCTATGACGGCATTACATGGCAGCGACTTTCGGATTCGGAAACCGAACCTGCTACCGTGCTGAAGATGAATCGGGAATCTACGCGCGACGAGGCTATCGCTGTGTTTCTTGAAGAGGTTTCCTGCGAGCAGGCCGATCTGATTCTGCTGGCCGGGGATTTCAATGAACCGTCGCATTTGGATTGGAATGAGGCAACACGCGAGAAATGGGATCACAACGGATGTGTCGTACCCTGGGATTGCTCCATGCAGCTCTACGAGGCCGGGTTTCGCGATGCATACAGAGTTATTCATCCCGATCCGACGATGTACCCGGGCTTTACCTATCCGTCCGATAATCCGGAAAAAGAGATCAAAGACTTGACATGGGCTCCCGAAGCAGATGAGCGGGAGCGTATTGATTTCGTCTATTACATGTCAGACGGAGCGTTTGCTCCAAAAGATGCAGTGCTCGTAGGACCGTCGTCATCGATCGTGCGAAACGAACGGGTGCAGGACGCCGGCAACGATACGTTCATCGAACCGCTCGGTGTATGGCCCACGGATCACAAGGGCGTTTTGGTGACATTCAAATCGGTTCGGAAAAATTAG
- a CDS encoding DUF4998 domain-containing protein, with protein MKNRIILVVVLSLLLCGGCTDMFHSIQGYLDEGERHYASKIDSLKALPGNERVLIKGLLMYGYDTRECLIRWTPGDGEALIPIERTEPVQTFEYSVSDLTDGYYTFEVTTFDGDGNPSLVQTVNARSYGSIYAESLRARGVESSKQEDEQVVITLTGVLQDSYKSVLVYPDKSGAMQRLEVAVTDLSVTLDDWKSEGTYWLETYYLPAENAVDTFMVESEHYRFPKYENIAMVPKSGFVPLVLDNDLPLNQFGGSLSNAFDGQINNDNYAHSWGGWTSGPAWFTFDMGKLAILHSFRLNGIARSDRAFTSGYMKQWEIWGRADAPSQDGSWDGWTKLLDCASVKPSGLPDGEYTDEDLAKAAEGETFLFPEGLSEVRYIRIKVNEVWSESAGRFLTFTELTFWESLPQE; from the coding sequence ATGAAAAATAGAATCATATTGGTGGTTGTTCTCTCCTTGCTGTTGTGTGGAGGCTGTACGGACATGTTCCACTCCATACAGGGGTATCTGGATGAGGGCGAGCGGCACTATGCGTCGAAGATTGACTCATTGAAGGCGCTGCCGGGGAATGAACGGGTTTTGATCAAGGGGTTGCTGATGTACGGTTACGATACGCGGGAGTGCCTGATTCGTTGGACGCCGGGGGATGGCGAGGCCCTGATTCCGATCGAGCGCACGGAGCCGGTCCAGACTTTTGAATACAGCGTTTCGGATCTTACCGACGGTTACTATACGTTTGAGGTCACGACGTTCGATGGGGACGGAAATCCGTCGCTCGTGCAGACGGTCAATGCACGCTCCTATGGATCGATCTATGCGGAGAGCCTGCGGGCCCGGGGTGTCGAGAGTTCGAAGCAGGAGGATGAACAGGTTGTGATAACTCTGACGGGCGTCCTGCAGGACTCCTATAAGAGCGTGCTGGTGTATCCGGATAAGTCGGGAGCGATGCAACGCCTGGAGGTCGCCGTCACGGATCTGAGCGTGACGCTGGACGACTGGAAGTCGGAAGGTACCTATTGGTTGGAGACCTATTACCTGCCGGCGGAGAATGCCGTCGATACGTTCATGGTCGAGTCGGAGCATTACCGGTTCCCGAAGTATGAAAACATCGCAATGGTGCCGAAGTCCGGCTTTGTGCCGCTTGTTCTGGACAACGATTTGCCGTTGAATCAGTTCGGCGGCAGTCTTTCGAATGCGTTCGACGGACAGATCAACAACGATAATTATGCGCACAGCTGGGGTGGTTGGACCTCGGGTCCTGCGTGGTTCACGTTCGACATGGGCAAGCTTGCCATTCTGCACTCTTTCCGGCTGAACGGCATAGCCCGTTCGGACCGAGCCTTCACTTCGGGCTATATGAAGCAGTGGGAAATTTGGGGCCGTGCCGATGCTCCGTCTCAGGACGGGAGCTGGGACGGCTGGACCAAACTGCTGGACTGCGCATCAGTCAAGCCTTCGGGACTCCCGGACGGGGAGTATACGGACGAGGACCTTGCGAAAGCGGCGGAGGGCGAGACATTCCTCTTCCCGGAAGGGCTTTCCGAGGTCCGTTATATCCGGATCAAGGTCAATGAGGTGTGGAGCGAGTCGGCCGGTCGTTTCCTGACCTTTACGGAATTGACTTTCTGGGAATCCTTGCCTCAGGAGTGA
- a CDS encoding sialate O-acetylesterase, whose protein sequence is MKRLLVLTTALAISISAQAEVQMPKFFSDNMVLQRERPIRVWGHASKNELVTVRFAGAEASAKADRTGRWEAVLPAMEADATPREMTVAGRTDTVRFTNVVVGDVWLCSGQSNMEWRLDPTTGCETEIASSANPNIRLLSVGDKIAFEEQEDIDSGQWVECKPETSRVFSAVGYYFGKFIHAETGVPVGLIDSSWGGTDIETWTSWDIMRTTKDYAQYADARSPLEAIGAGMKNYRAYQAALKNDRGDRERWYAPTSKTRLKEWQKMELPQIWENALGHVDGHIWFRKSVMLPASAAGKAGVLHLPAVDDSDVSYMNGYKIGETHASYNSPRHYEIPAATLHEGENLIVIRVEDTGGEGGIWGDAKELYLEVDGKRYDLAGEWEYRPSVTTTMYGLVGRGTYSNPNSFASLLYNGMIAPLAGYGIKGAIWYQGENNADRARSYRELFPAMIRDWRALWGYDFPFFWVQLANFMAVEPQPCESAWAELREAQNRTLALPATGQAVITDIGEANDIHPRNKRDVGYRLSRAALNVAYGRTDIAAGGPIYRSMKRDGNRIVLTFDATDALRPVDGNRYGYLHGFTISGADRKFVWAKAYVRDEKTVVVFSDEVSEPVAVRYGWANNPYDDDLTDGSGLLASPFRTDEWPGITK, encoded by the coding sequence ATGAAACGACTTTTAGTATTAACAACGGCATTGGCCATTTCCATATCGGCACAAGCCGAGGTACAGATGCCGAAATTTTTCAGCGACAACATGGTGTTGCAGCGCGAACGGCCGATCCGCGTATGGGGGCATGCTTCAAAAAACGAACTGGTCACAGTGCGTTTCGCTGGGGCTGAAGCCTCGGCGAAGGCCGACCGCACGGGGCGCTGGGAGGCAGTGCTCCCGGCTATGGAGGCCGACGCCACCCCGCGTGAAATGACCGTTGCGGGTCGCACGGACACCGTGCGTTTCACGAACGTCGTGGTGGGTGACGTATGGCTTTGCAGCGGACAGTCGAATATGGAGTGGCGGCTCGATCCAACGACTGGCTGCGAAACTGAAATCGCATCGTCGGCCAACCCGAATATCCGGCTGCTTTCTGTCGGCGACAAAATCGCTTTCGAGGAGCAAGAGGATATCGATTCCGGACAATGGGTGGAATGTAAGCCTGAAACCTCGCGCGTATTCTCGGCCGTGGGATACTATTTCGGCAAGTTCATCCATGCCGAAACGGGTGTTCCGGTGGGGCTGATCGACAGTTCATGGGGTGGAACCGACATCGAAACATGGACGAGCTGGGACATAATGCGCACGACGAAGGATTATGCACAATACGCGGACGCCCGTTCGCCCCTCGAGGCGATCGGCGCGGGAATGAAAAATTATCGTGCCTATCAGGCCGCCTTGAAGAATGACCGCGGGGATCGAGAACGGTGGTATGCCCCGACGAGCAAAACCCGGTTGAAAGAGTGGCAGAAGATGGAACTGCCTCAGATTTGGGAAAACGCATTGGGCCATGTCGACGGCCATATCTGGTTTCGGAAGAGCGTGATGCTGCCGGCCTCGGCGGCCGGAAAGGCGGGTGTGCTGCATCTTCCGGCAGTCGACGACAGCGATGTTTCCTACATGAACGGTTACAAGATCGGCGAAACACATGCAAGTTATAATAGCCCGAGACACTATGAAATCCCTGCGGCGACGTTGCACGAAGGCGAGAATCTCATTGTAATCCGCGTCGAGGATACGGGCGGCGAAGGTGGCATTTGGGGCGATGCGAAAGAGTTGTATTTGGAGGTTGACGGTAAACGGTACGACCTTGCCGGGGAATGGGAATACAGGCCTTCGGTCACAACGACGATGTACGGTCTTGTCGGCCGCGGAACGTATAGCAATCCCAACAGTTTCGCTTCGCTGCTTTACAACGGCATGATCGCACCGCTCGCAGGATACGGTATCAAGGGTGCCATTTGGTATCAGGGCGAGAACAACGCTGACCGGGCCCGCAGCTACCGGGAGTTATTCCCCGCGATGATCCGCGACTGGCGTGCGCTTTGGGGATACGACTTCCCCTTCTTCTGGGTGCAACTGGCCAACTTCATGGCTGTGGAGCCGCAGCCGTGCGAAAGCGCGTGGGCCGAGTTGCGCGAAGCGCAGAATAGGACGCTCGCGTTGCCGGCGACGGGACAGGCCGTCATCACCGATATAGGAGAGGCGAATGACATTCATCCGCGCAACAAGCGTGACGTGGGCTATCGTCTGAGCCGCGCGGCACTGAACGTAGCCTATGGCCGTACCGACATCGCGGCAGGAGGACCGATTTACAGATCGATGAAACGTGACGGCAATCGTATCGTGCTGACGTTCGACGCCACGGACGCCCTGAGACCGGTTGACGGCAATCGTTACGGTTATCTGCATGGCTTTACGATTTCCGGTGCCGACCGGAAATTCGTATGGGCCAAGGCATATGTCAGAGACGAAAAAACGGTTGTGGTTTTCAGCGACGAGGTATCGGAACCGGTAGCCGTCCGTTACGGCTGGGCGAACAACCCTTATGATGACGACCTGACGGATGGATCGGGGCTGCTGGCCTCGCCGTTCCGGACCGACGAGTGGCCCGGAATTACGAAGTAA
- a CDS encoding DUF3467 domain-containing protein gives MAEMKQFGIDLELDDAVAQGHYSNLAIISHSTSEFIIDFATVLPGVQKARVKSRIILTPEHAKRLLRSLQDNIVRYESNVGKIEIPTPTPIPDTGPKMGQA, from the coding sequence ATGGCAGAGATGAAACAATTCGGCATCGATCTGGAGTTGGACGATGCGGTGGCCCAGGGTCACTACTCGAATCTGGCGATCATATCGCACTCGACCTCGGAATTCATCATCGATTTTGCGACGGTGCTTCCGGGGGTGCAGAAGGCGCGGGTCAAGAGTCGCATCATCCTGACGCCGGAACATGCCAAACGGTTGTTGCGTTCGCTGCAGGACAACATCGTCCGTTACGAGAGCAACGTGGGCAAGATCGAGATTCCGACCCCGACCCCGATTCCGGATACGGGTCCCAAGATGGGCCAGGCCTGA